A stretch of the Lolium perenne isolate Kyuss_39 chromosome 3, Kyuss_2.0, whole genome shotgun sequence genome encodes the following:
- the LOC127344424 gene encoding uncharacterized protein, which yields MVGMYQKQLLDAPFALNGHCGDQPRHTPPAAAAAASSSSFPPSSSSTSSGVVASPQPDGAGETRRPFEALVGEILQRGAGSGNGVAAGDLEAVVCWAREVAVDPCAKRPADRPRKRQVLALRRARYLRMEDVADAAELPSFSKKRKYKTHNNHYEMPRKGSMPTRKSERLARRMVLMTSVLLTQRKKIGVGEHFQAKIPEWTGPPSDAELSCYRNDPDISKMLGSRTWPPEGEMSQTDIVVAGRGRPESCSCPYPGSYFCRQDHINAARDQLRSEIGQAFSEWKFDSMGDEVSKMWSHDDQLRFNGLERLVPSLENKSFWAIASKHFASKPRRDLVQYYMNVFLMRRVLSQCRLSLLEIDSDEDEAEEEEDEDQSDGSNSSQRAQDVQDVKKIS from the exons ATGGTCGGTATGTACCAGAAGCAGCTCCTCGATGCCCCCTTCGCCCTAAACGGCCACTGCGGTGACCAGCCACGACacacgccgcccgccgccgccgccgccgcgtcctcctcgtcgtttcccccttcctcctcctccacctcctcaggCGTTGTCGCCTCGCCGCAGCCGGATGGCGCCGGCGAGACGCGGCGGCCGTTCGAAGCGCTCGTCGGGGAGATCCTGCAGCGCGGCGCGGGAAGCGGCAACGGCGTGGCCGCCGGGGATCTGGAGGCGGTGGTGTGCTGGGCGCGGGAGGTCGCCGTGGATCCCTGCGCGAAGCGTCCGGCGGACAGGCCGAGGAAGAGGCAGGTGCTGGCCTTGCGGCGCGCGCGCTACCTCAGGATGGAGGACGTAGCAGACGCAGCAGAGCTCCCCAGCTTCTCCAAG AAAAGGAAGTACAAAACTCACAACAATCATTATGAAATGCCCAGGAAAGGGTCAATGCCAACAAGGAAATCTGAGAGGCTTGCTAGGAGAATGGTACTCATGACATCAGTGCTTCTCACCCAACGGAAAAAGATAGGAGTAGGTGAGCACTTTCAGGCAAAGATACCTGAATGGACTGGACCACCTTCAGATGCAGAGCTTTCTTGCTATAGGAATGACCCGGACATCTCAAAGATGCTAGGAAGCAGAACTTGGCCCCCTGAAGGTGAAATGTCGCAAACAGATATTGTGGTAGCTGGTCGGGGAAGGCCTGAGTCTTGTAGTTGCCCATATCCAGGATCGTACTTCTGCAGACAGGATCACATAAATGCAGCAAGGGATCAGCTAAGGTCTGAAATTGGCCAAGCTTTCTCGGAATGGAAATTTGATTCGATGGGTGACGAGGTTTCTAAGATGTGGAGTCATGACGACCAACTAAGGTTTAATGGACTTGAGCGTTTGGTTCCTTCGCTGGAGAATAAGAGCTTTTGGGCGATAGCGTCGAAACATTTTGCCTCAAAGCCCAGGAGGGACTTGGTGCAGTACTACATGAATGTTTTCCTGATGAGAAGAGTTTTAAGCCAGTGCAGATTGAGTCTTTTGGAGATTGATAGTGATGAAGATGAagcagaggaagaggaggatgaagaTCAATCTGATGGCTCCAATTCTTCCCAGAG